The candidate division KSB1 bacterium region CCTTTGGCTGCACCTAATTTCGCACCATATTGGTTTGCCTTTTCAATGATCTCTGGAATTACCGTCGAAGCACCGTGCAGAACCAGCGGAACGGAGATTCGCTTGCTAATTTCTGCCAACCGATCAAAGGCTAACTTTGCTTCTCCCTTAAACTTGTATGCCCCATGAGATGTTCCAATCGCTACGGCAAGAGTATCGCATTGAGTTTCGTGGACAAAACGTTTGGCTTCGTCAGGATCAGTGAGCCGCGCCTCTCGTTCGTCGACCGAAATATTATCTTCGATGCCACCCAGTCGACCTAACTCAGCCTCCACTGAAACGCCAACAGCATGAGCCATTTTGACGACCTCTTTGGTAATGGCGATGTTTTCCTCTAATGGGGCATGGGAACCATCGATCATCACTGAGGTCCAGCCATGACGAATACATTTTACGATTAGATTAAAATCAGTGCCATGGTCTAAATGCAAGCTGACCGGGATTTTTGCCTGCATTGCCATTTGTCGTACCATGGTGGATAGCACTTCAATGCCGCAGTATTCAATAGCACTGGTTGATGTGGCGATA contains the following coding sequences:
- the fba gene encoding class II fructose-1,6-bisphosphate aldolase; translated protein: MLVTNKELQQAAREGKYAIGAFNTSNMEITQAIIAAHEELRAPVIIATSTSAIEYCGIEVLSTMVRQMAMQAKIPVSLHLDHGTDFNLIVKCIRHGWTSVMIDGSHAPLEENIAITKEVVKMAHAVGVSVEAELGRLGGIEDNISVDEREARLTDPDEAKRFVHETQCDTLAVAIGTSHGAYKFKGEAKLAFDRLAEISKRISVPLVLHGASTVIPEIIEKANQYGAKLGAAKGVPAEDIKKAISLGITKVNIDTDLRLAFTASVREFLVQKPDNFDPRKIIGAGREAIKQVVKSKIELLGCAGKA